One Streptomyces sp. V4I8 genomic window carries:
- a CDS encoding glutamate-5-semialdehyde dehydrogenase, whose product MTTLSPYDSMSPVNRAAYRAKSAAADLAPLPRAEKDDALLAIADALEVRTSEIVEANARDIAKAREAGTSEAIIDRLTLTPERVRAIASDVRDVVALPDPVGEVVRGSTLPNGIDLRQVRVPLGVVGIIYEARPNVTVDAAALCLKSGNAVLLRGSASAHESNTALVRVIRDAVGGAGLPADAVQLVPGESRESVRELMRARGLVDVLIPRGGASLIQTVVTESIVPVIETGTGNCHVYVDAHADLDMAIEILINSKAHRVSVCNAAETLLVHQDIAPEFLPRALDALAEAGVTVHADERVLAYAKDSKATVVEATAEDWETEYLSYDIAAAVVDSLDKAVEHIRLWTSGHTEAIVTTSQQAARRFTQLVDSTTVAVNASTRFTDGGQFGFGAEIGISTQKLHARGPMGLPELTSTKYIVTGDGHVRR is encoded by the coding sequence ATGACCACGCTCTCGCCGTACGACTCCATGTCCCCGGTCAACCGGGCCGCCTACCGCGCCAAGTCCGCCGCCGCCGACCTCGCCCCGCTGCCGCGGGCCGAGAAGGACGACGCGCTGCTCGCCATCGCGGACGCGCTGGAGGTCCGTACGAGCGAGATCGTCGAGGCCAACGCCAGGGACATCGCCAAGGCCCGCGAGGCCGGCACCAGCGAGGCGATCATCGACCGGCTGACGCTGACGCCGGAGCGCGTGCGGGCCATCGCCTCCGATGTGCGGGACGTCGTCGCGCTGCCCGACCCCGTCGGCGAGGTGGTCCGCGGCTCGACCCTGCCCAACGGCATCGACCTGCGCCAGGTCCGCGTCCCGCTGGGCGTCGTCGGGATCATCTACGAGGCCCGCCCGAACGTCACCGTGGACGCCGCCGCCCTCTGCCTGAAGTCCGGCAACGCCGTGCTGCTGCGCGGCTCGGCCTCGGCCCACGAGTCGAACACCGCACTCGTCCGGGTGATCCGCGACGCCGTGGGCGGGGCCGGGCTGCCCGCCGACGCCGTGCAGCTGGTGCCGGGGGAGAGCCGCGAGAGCGTGCGCGAGCTGATGCGGGCCCGCGGACTGGTCGACGTGCTGATCCCGCGCGGCGGCGCCTCGCTGATCCAGACCGTCGTCACCGAGTCCATCGTCCCGGTGATCGAGACCGGCACCGGCAACTGCCACGTCTACGTCGACGCCCATGCCGACCTCGACATGGCGATCGAGATCCTGATCAACTCCAAGGCCCACCGGGTCAGCGTCTGCAACGCCGCCGAGACCCTCCTGGTCCACCAGGACATCGCCCCCGAGTTCCTGCCGCGCGCCCTGGACGCCCTCGCGGAGGCCGGGGTGACCGTGCACGCCGACGAGAGGGTGCTGGCGTACGCCAAGGACTCCAAGGCGACCGTCGTCGAGGCCACGGCCGAGGACTGGGAGACCGAGTACCTGTCCTACGACATCGCCGCCGCGGTCGTGGACTCGCTGGACAAGGCCGTCGAGCACATCCGGCTGTGGACGTCCGGTCACACCGAGGCGATCGTGACGACCTCGCAGCAGGCCGCCCGCCGCTTCACCCAGCTGGTCGACTCCACCACGGTCGCGGTGAACGCGTCGACCCGCTTCACGGACGGCGGCCAGTTCGGCTTCGGCGCGGAGATCGGCATCTCCACGCAGAAGCTGCACGCCCGCGGCCCGATGGGGCTGCCGGAGCTGACCAGCACGAAGTACATCGTCACCGGGGACGGGCACGTACGACGCTGA
- the proB gene encoding glutamate 5-kinase codes for MREARRIVVKVGSSSLTTASGGLDADRVDALVDVLAKSRSGGEREVVLVSSGAIAAGLAPLGLRRRPKDLARQQAAASVGQGLLVARYTASFARYGVRVGQVLLTSDDMSRRSHHRNASRTLDKLLAMGAFPIVNENDTVATDEIRFGDNDRLAALVAHLVRADLLVLLSDVDGVYDGDPSRPGTSRIAEVRGPSDLAGIEIGSSGKAGVGTGGMVTKVEAARIAAAAGIPVVLTSAIHAAEALQGGDTGTYFHATGKRSADRLLWLQHASTPQGSLTLDDGAVRAVVERRTSLLPAGIAAVEGEFSAGDPVELRDGTGRAVARGLVNFDAKEIPQLLGRSTRELARELGAEYEREVVHRDDLVILQP; via the coding sequence GTGCGCGAGGCCCGCAGGATCGTCGTCAAGGTGGGCTCCTCGTCGCTGACCACCGCATCCGGCGGCCTGGACGCCGACCGCGTGGACGCGCTCGTCGACGTCCTCGCCAAGAGCCGCAGCGGCGGGGAGAGGGAGGTCGTCCTCGTCTCCTCCGGTGCCATCGCGGCCGGACTCGCCCCGCTGGGCCTGCGCCGCCGCCCCAAGGACCTGGCCCGCCAGCAGGCCGCCGCCAGCGTCGGCCAGGGCCTCCTCGTCGCCCGCTACACCGCCTCCTTCGCCCGCTACGGCGTCCGCGTCGGCCAGGTGCTGCTGACCAGCGACGACATGAGCCGCCGCTCCCACCACCGCAACGCCTCGCGCACCCTCGACAAGCTCCTGGCGATGGGCGCGTTCCCGATCGTCAACGAGAACGACACCGTCGCCACCGACGAGATCCGCTTCGGCGACAACGACCGCCTCGCCGCCCTGGTCGCCCACCTCGTCCGCGCCGACCTGCTGGTGCTGCTGTCCGACGTGGACGGCGTGTACGACGGCGACCCCAGCAGGCCCGGCACGTCGCGGATAGCGGAGGTGCGCGGGCCGTCCGACCTCGCCGGGATCGAGATCGGCAGCTCGGGCAAGGCCGGCGTCGGCACCGGCGGCATGGTCACCAAGGTCGAGGCGGCCCGGATCGCCGCCGCCGCCGGCATCCCGGTGGTCCTGACCAGCGCGATCCACGCGGCCGAGGCGCTGCAGGGCGGTGACACCGGCACCTACTTCCACGCCACCGGCAAGCGCTCCGCCGACCGTCTGCTGTGGCTCCAGCACGCCTCCACCCCGCAGGGCTCGCTCACGCTGGACGACGGCGCGGTACGGGCGGTCGTCGAACGCCGTACGTCGCTGCTGCCGGCCGGAATCGCCGCCGTGGAGGGCGAGTTCAGCGCGGGCGACCCCGTCGAGCTGCGCGACGGCACGGGGCGCGCGGTCGCACGCGGGCTCGTCAACTTCGACGCCAAGGAGATTCCCCAGCTGCTCGGGCGGTCGACGCGGGAGCTGGCGCGGGAGCTGGGGGCGGAGTACGAGCGCGAGGTCGTGCACCGGGACGACCTGGTGATCCTGCAGCCGTGA
- the nadD gene encoding nicotinate-nucleotide adenylyltransferase, with protein MGEQDMPTGPGNGPSNPGKRRLGVMGGTFDPIHHGHLVAASEVAAQFHLDEVVFVPTGQPWQKSHRHVSPAEDRYLMTVIATAENPQFSVSRIDIDRGGPTYTVDTLRDLRALNPDTDLFFITGADALGQILTWRDSVELFSLAHFVGVTRPGHDLTDAGLPEGGVSLVEVPALAISSTDCRARVAKGDPIWYLVPDGVVRYIDKRELYRGE; from the coding sequence ATGGGAGAGCAGGACATGCCTACCGGCCCCGGAAACGGCCCGTCGAACCCCGGCAAGCGCCGCCTCGGCGTCATGGGCGGAACGTTTGACCCGATCCACCACGGCCACCTCGTCGCGGCCAGTGAGGTCGCCGCGCAGTTCCACCTCGACGAGGTCGTGTTCGTGCCCACCGGCCAGCCGTGGCAGAAGAGCCACCGGCACGTCTCCCCGGCCGAGGACCGCTATCTGATGACGGTCATCGCCACGGCCGAGAACCCGCAGTTCTCCGTCAGCCGTATCGACATCGACCGCGGCGGCCCGACGTACACCGTGGACACACTGCGCGACCTGCGCGCGCTCAACCCCGACACCGACCTTTTCTTCATCACCGGCGCCGACGCCCTCGGCCAGATCCTGACCTGGCGGGACTCGGTGGAACTGTTCTCCCTCGCGCACTTCGTCGGGGTCACCCGGCCCGGCCACGACCTCACCGACGCCGGGCTCCCGGAGGGCGGCGTGTCGTTGGTCGAGGTTCCCGCGCTGGCCATCTCGTCCACCGATTGCCGCGCGAGAGTCGCAAAGGGCGACCCCATCTGGTATCTGGTGCCGGACGGAGTCGTGCGCTACATCGACAAGCGCGAGCTGTACCGCGGCGAGTGA
- a CDS encoding glycosyltransferase family 2 protein, which produces MAVTQPDVTVIIGAYEAMPYLVECLASVEAQTIDPERIEVIAVDDGSTDGTGECLEEFAARVAMPVTVIRQENSGGPSGPRNVGLGKAAGRYVFFLDADDRLGPEALERMVAMADRNGTDVVLGRVEGVNRTAPKSMWGRTLDRTDVFSSNIKFTLSAQKLFRRDLLTRHHMRFDESLWTGEDALFTMEAYLRADGVSVIADYTCYYLVGRDDGKHVTKSGGYTLRFDSARALMNLIAELVPAGDRRDLLMVRPFLITLLPQFGPKYAKDSEKVRQHKLELAKPLMDAYWTPDIARRLKVDERLRLHLVAVQRADLLLPVVEFIKAKKQAAALLEKKGRRVYLAYPHFRDAAAGIPDSVYLAEPREARAFPGYREGGAGSFLRRAVRKARRMLRTSGGATPGGRAAAV; this is translated from the coding sequence GTGGCCGTCACGCAGCCTGATGTGACTGTGATCATCGGGGCGTACGAAGCGATGCCGTATCTGGTCGAGTGCCTGGCTTCCGTCGAGGCACAGACCATCGACCCGGAGCGCATCGAGGTCATCGCCGTCGACGACGGCTCGACGGACGGGACGGGGGAGTGCCTGGAGGAGTTCGCGGCCCGCGTCGCGATGCCGGTGACCGTGATCCGGCAGGAGAACTCCGGCGGTCCCAGCGGCCCGCGCAACGTCGGTCTGGGCAAGGCGGCGGGGCGTTACGTCTTCTTCCTGGACGCCGACGACCGGCTGGGCCCCGAGGCCCTGGAGCGCATGGTCGCGATGGCCGACAGGAACGGCACGGACGTCGTGCTCGGCCGGGTCGAGGGCGTCAACCGCACCGCGCCCAAGTCGATGTGGGGCAGGACGCTGGACCGGACGGACGTCTTCTCCTCCAACATCAAGTTCACGCTGAGCGCGCAGAAGCTGTTCCGCCGCGATTTACTGACTCGGCACCACATGCGCTTCGACGAGTCCCTGTGGACCGGCGAGGACGCGCTGTTCACGATGGAGGCCTATCTGCGGGCCGACGGCGTCTCCGTGATCGCCGACTACACCTGCTACTACCTGGTCGGCCGTGACGACGGCAAGCACGTGACGAAGAGCGGCGGTTACACCCTGCGCTTCGACTCCGCGCGCGCCCTGATGAACCTGATAGCCGAGCTCGTACCCGCCGGCGACCGGCGCGACCTGCTCATGGTCCGCCCGTTCCTCATCACCCTGCTGCCGCAGTTCGGGCCCAAGTACGCCAAGGACAGCGAGAAGGTCAGGCAGCACAAGCTGGAACTGGCGAAGCCCCTCATGGACGCCTACTGGACCCCGGACATCGCCCGCCGCCTCAAGGTCGACGAGCGGCTGCGGCTGCACCTGGTCGCCGTGCAGCGCGCCGATCTCCTGCTGCCCGTCGTGGAGTTCATCAAGGCCAAGAAGCAGGCGGCGGCCCTCCTGGAGAAGAAGGGCCGCCGGGTCTACCTCGCCTACCCGCACTTCCGGGACGCGGCGGCGGGGATCCCCGACTCCGTCTACCTCGCCGAACCGCGCGAGGCCCGCGCCTTCCCCGGATACCGGGAGGGCGGCGCGGGCTCGTTCCTGCGGCGGGCGGTACGCAAGGCGCGCCGGATGCTGAGGACGTCGGGCGGGGCTACGCCGGGTGGGCGGGCCGCCGCGGTGTGA
- a CDS encoding M48 family metallopeptidase: protein MSDGHEHNGPEHVPSRQRRRFPGISSRAYEHPADRSALVALRKLSGFDTVFKALSGLLPERSLRLLFLSDSVRVSDQQFTHLNVMLRDACYILDLEKVPPMYVNQDPVPNAMCIGLDEPIIVVTTGLLELLDEEEMRAVVGHEVGHALSGHSVYRTILLFLTSLAVRVAWIPLGNIAIMAIVTALREWFRKSELSADRAGLLVGQDLQASMRGLMKLAGGHHLHEMNVDAFLKQAEEYEAGGDLRDSVLKILNVLPRSHPFTTVRAAELKKWAESRDHQRIMDGHYPRRTEDKDTSVTDSFRESASHYATHMKSSKDPLMKLVTDIAGGAGDLGDRVRRGFGGFTSAPPKDEPRRDDTGDGTTES, encoded by the coding sequence ATGTCCGACGGCCACGAGCACAACGGGCCCGAGCACGTACCGAGCAGGCAGCGCAGGCGCTTCCCGGGGATCTCCTCGCGTGCGTACGAGCACCCGGCGGACCGCTCGGCACTGGTGGCCCTGCGGAAGCTCAGCGGCTTCGACACCGTCTTCAAGGCCCTGAGCGGACTGCTCCCCGAGCGCAGCCTCAGGCTGCTGTTCCTGTCCGACTCGGTCCGGGTGTCGGACCAGCAGTTCACGCACCTCAACGTCATGCTGCGGGACGCCTGTTACATCCTGGACCTGGAGAAGGTCCCGCCGATGTACGTCAACCAGGACCCGGTGCCGAACGCGATGTGCATCGGGCTGGACGAGCCGATCATCGTGGTCACGACGGGGCTGCTGGAGCTGCTCGACGAGGAGGAGATGCGGGCGGTGGTCGGCCACGAGGTGGGCCACGCCCTCTCCGGCCACTCGGTCTACCGCACGATCCTCCTCTTCCTCACCAGCCTGGCGGTCCGGGTCGCCTGGATCCCGCTGGGCAACATCGCGATCATGGCGATCGTGACGGCGCTGCGGGAGTGGTTCCGCAAGTCGGAGCTGTCCGCCGACCGGGCCGGCCTGCTCGTCGGCCAGGACCTCCAGGCCTCGATGCGCGGCTTGATGAAGCTCGCGGGTGGTCACCATCTGCACGAGATGAACGTGGACGCGTTCCTGAAGCAGGCCGAGGAGTACGAGGCGGGCGGTGACCTGCGCGACTCCGTCCTGAAGATCCTGAACGTGCTGCCCCGCTCCCACCCCTTCACCACGGTCCGCGCGGCCGAGCTGAAGAAGTGGGCCGAGTCCCGCGACCACCAGCGGATCATGGACGGCCACTACCCGCGCCGCACGGAGGACAAGGACACGTCGGTCACGGACTCCTTCCGCGAGTCGGCCTCCCACTACGCCACCCACATGAAGTCCTCCAAGGACCCCCTGATGAAGCTGGTCACGGACATCGCCGGCGGCGCGGGAGACCTGGGCGACCGCGTACGACGAGGCTTCGGCGGCTTCACCAGCGCACCCCCGAAGGACGAGCCGAGGCGCGACGACACGGGCGACGGCACCACCGAGAGCTGA
- a CDS encoding polysaccharide pyruvyl transferase family protein encodes MKRLLLRSGKSPYDVVSVEEALHRDVIATNSGNLIFSDATHKILETPHTEVVSNGIRTDVSAAGRINEEYDAFVIPLANAFRPSFEAQLKRLTRLITKLRIPVVVVGVGAQAGLGYNAARLKGIEPAVREFVSAVLDRSASIGVRGEFTEKYLKDLGFRDVEVIGCPSLFLYGKELTVTKREPALGAGSRIAVNGSHSAVKSQGLDRVITRAHARYPYLRFIGQNISDARQLHWRDLSDPNGLVTAMPTHPEHPMYREDKVRVYVDPVTWIDDLRAFDFSFGSRIHGNIAALLAGTPATVLCGDSRTLELCRYFDIPHRRIDKLPEDLDPAALYEEADFGALMSGHQERFERFTGFLDRNGLENTFTHGDGGAAFDERMRSLAFPPGVRPWNDADLTSLTTRFGWLQSRIGELATDNDRLRRELSRATKGGAALPAASVYRRARRVVGGPIRRALQSGR; translated from the coding sequence GTGAAACGCCTCCTCCTCCGCTCGGGCAAGAGCCCTTACGACGTCGTTTCCGTGGAGGAGGCTCTTCACCGGGACGTCATCGCCACCAACTCCGGCAACCTGATCTTCAGCGACGCCACGCACAAGATCCTCGAGACCCCGCACACCGAGGTCGTCTCGAACGGCATCCGCACCGACGTCTCGGCGGCGGGCCGGATCAACGAGGAGTACGACGCCTTCGTCATCCCGCTCGCCAACGCGTTCCGGCCGTCGTTCGAGGCGCAGTTGAAGCGTCTGACCCGGCTGATCACCAAGCTGCGCATCCCCGTGGTCGTGGTGGGGGTCGGCGCGCAGGCCGGGCTCGGCTACAACGCGGCACGGCTGAAGGGCATCGAGCCCGCGGTGCGCGAGTTCGTCTCCGCCGTGCTCGACCGCAGCGCCTCGATCGGGGTCCGGGGCGAGTTCACCGAGAAGTACCTGAAGGACCTGGGCTTCCGGGACGTCGAGGTCATCGGCTGCCCCTCGCTGTTCCTGTACGGCAAGGAGCTCACCGTCACCAAGCGGGAGCCCGCCCTCGGCGCCGGCTCCCGGATCGCGGTCAACGGCTCGCACAGCGCGGTGAAGTCGCAGGGCCTGGACCGGGTCATCACCCGCGCCCACGCCCGCTACCCGTATCTGCGCTTCATCGGCCAGAACATCAGCGACGCACGGCAGTTGCACTGGCGGGACCTGTCGGACCCGAACGGTCTGGTGACGGCGATGCCGACGCACCCCGAGCACCCCATGTACCGGGAGGACAAGGTCCGCGTCTACGTCGACCCGGTCACCTGGATCGACGACCTGCGTGCCTTCGACTTCTCCTTCGGCTCCCGCATCCACGGCAACATCGCCGCGCTGCTCGCGGGCACACCGGCGACCGTGCTGTGCGGTGACTCGCGCACACTGGAGCTGTGCCGCTACTTCGACATCCCGCACCGCCGGATCGACAAGCTGCCCGAGGACCTGGACCCGGCGGCGCTGTACGAGGAGGCCGACTTCGGCGCGCTGATGAGCGGCCACCAGGAGCGGTTCGAGCGGTTCACGGGGTTCCTGGACCGCAACGGCCTGGAGAACACGTTCACGCACGGCGACGGCGGCGCCGCCTTCGACGAACGCATGAGGTCGCTGGCCTTCCCTCCGGGCGTCCGCCCCTGGAACGACGCCGACCTCACCTCGCTCACCACCCGGTTCGGCTGGCTCCAGAGCCGTATCGGCGAACTCGCCACGGACAACGACCGGTTGCGGCGCGAGCTGTCCCGCGCCACCAAGGGCGGGGCGGCGCTTCCGGCGGCGTCCGTCTACCGCCGGGCGCGGCGCGTGGTGGGCGGTCCGATCCGGCGGGCACTGCAGTCCGGACGGTAG
- a CDS encoding bifunctional cytidylyltransferase/SDR family oxidoreductase, which yields MSQHIAKPRTTAVILAGGTGQRVGLSIPKQLLKIAGKAVIEHTLTTFENADSIDDIIVLMAPGYVPDIEKIVAKAGFTKVKKIIEGGSTRNETTERAIDALGEGLAEGEDLNVLFHDAVRPLLSQRVIDDCVVALERFQAVDVAIPSADTIIVTRTHGEDGEFITEIPDRSRLRRGQTPQAFKLSTIKRAYEVAAGDPNFQATDDCSVVLKYLPDVPIHVVAGDEYNMKVTQPVDVFIADKLFQLASTAAPEQVSEEAYRQLLTGKTIVVFGGSYGIGKDIAELAESYGAKVYALGRSTTGTHVENPEEVDDALSKAYAETGRIDYVVNTAGVLRIGKLAETDNATIEEALKVNYLAPVQIARSSYKYLSETKGQLLLYTSSSYTRGRAEYSLYSSTKAAMVNLTQALSDEWAGDGIRVNCINPERTATPMRTKAFGQEPAGSLLSSEAVARTSLDVLLSELTGHVIDVRQQDPTAPAGKASGFEQALASVLDRQDGVA from the coding sequence GTGTCCCAGCACATAGCCAAGCCCCGTACCACCGCAGTGATCCTGGCGGGTGGTACCGGCCAGCGCGTGGGTCTGTCGATCCCCAAGCAGCTGCTGAAGATCGCCGGCAAGGCAGTCATCGAGCACACGTTGACCACCTTCGAGAACGCCGACTCGATCGACGACATCATCGTGCTGATGGCGCCCGGTTATGTGCCGGACATCGAGAAGATCGTCGCCAAGGCCGGGTTCACCAAGGTCAAGAAGATCATCGAGGGCGGCTCGACCCGGAACGAGACGACCGAGCGCGCCATCGACGCCCTCGGTGAGGGCCTGGCCGAGGGCGAGGACCTCAACGTCCTCTTCCACGACGCCGTGCGCCCCCTGCTGTCACAGCGCGTGATCGACGACTGTGTCGTGGCGCTGGAGCGCTTCCAGGCCGTCGACGTCGCCATCCCGTCCGCGGACACCATCATCGTGACCCGCACGCACGGCGAGGACGGCGAGTTCATCACCGAGATCCCGGACCGCTCCCGGCTGCGCCGCGGCCAGACGCCGCAGGCGTTCAAGCTGTCCACGATCAAGCGGGCCTACGAGGTCGCCGCCGGTGACCCCAACTTCCAGGCCACGGACGACTGCTCCGTCGTGCTCAAGTACCTGCCGGACGTGCCGATCCACGTCGTCGCGGGTGACGAGTACAACATGAAGGTCACCCAGCCCGTCGACGTCTTCATCGCCGACAAGCTCTTCCAGCTGGCCTCCACCGCCGCTCCCGAGCAGGTGAGCGAGGAGGCCTACCGCCAGCTGCTGACCGGCAAGACGATCGTGGTCTTCGGCGGCTCGTACGGCATCGGCAAGGACATCGCCGAACTCGCCGAGTCCTACGGCGCCAAGGTGTACGCGCTGGGCCGCTCCACCACCGGCACCCACGTGGAGAACCCGGAGGAGGTCGACGACGCGCTGTCCAAGGCGTACGCCGAGACCGGGCGCATCGACTACGTCGTGAACACCGCCGGTGTGCTGCGCATCGGCAAGCTCGCCGAGACCGACAACGCCACCATCGAGGAGGCGCTGAAGGTCAACTACCTCGCCCCGGTGCAGATCGCGCGGTCCTCGTACAAGTACCTGTCCGAGACCAAGGGCCAGTTGCTGCTGTACACCTCCAGCAGCTACACCCGCGGGCGCGCCGAGTACAGCCTGTACTCCTCGACCAAGGCCGCCATGGTGAACCTCACCCAGGCCCTGTCCGACGAGTGGGCCGGCGACGGCATCCGCGTCAACTGCATCAACCCGGAGCGCACCGCGACCCCCATGCGCACCAAGGCCTTCGGCCAGGAGCCCGCGGGCAGCCTGCTCTCCTCCGAGGCCGTCGCCCGGACCTCCCTCGACGTGCTGCTCTCCGAGCTGACCGGCCATGTGATCGACGTCCGCCAGCAGGACCCGACGGCGCCCGCCGGAAAGGCGTCCGGCTTCGAGCAGGCGCTGGCCAGTGTCCTGGACCGCCAGGACGGCGTGGCATAA
- a CDS encoding LytR C-terminal domain-containing protein: protein MNDRYDAGAAGYEADQYELVGYDEYGQPVYRQIPAQQQAPQHQYDPYAQQGYGYDPYATGRQQPVPPYDPYGTGDTGQQPPTPSYDPYGTGTHPQQAGAHSPPYDPYGRTATSGQQHRVAEQTAYIPQQAGPVEEPQVQGRGDRDYHTEQFAFVEEPDRDSEDVIDWLKFTENRTERREEARRRARARVIALVVVLAVVAAGGAGYLWYAGKLPGLSSSDSKEGTATAVGAQKRDVIVVHLHNTKKGGTSTALLVDNTTTNQGTTVLLPNSLALTGDDGTTTLAKSVDDDGSSGTRDAIDTVLGTEIQGTWRLDTPYLQNLVDLVGNIEVDTNADVPDPDAKSKDAAPLVRKGKAQTLSGKMAVAYATYQASGEAQNAQLERFGQVMQATLRKLTSDTQGATVTVQTLGMIIEPPLTDKDLGAFLAKLAELAKGGDYKTAMLPVQTDGTLSAQASASVVKNVLGGTAKSPDKDAAVRVSIRNASGVKDNTEKARVVLLNGGFTFLEGGTASAEATSEVVYADAADKANATEVAKTLGLPSGAVTKGEVSGNADVSVVLGQDYEPSSS from the coding sequence GTGAACGACCGATACGACGCGGGGGCCGCAGGATACGAGGCCGACCAGTACGAACTCGTCGGCTACGACGAGTACGGACAGCCGGTCTACCGGCAGATCCCGGCGCAGCAGCAGGCGCCCCAGCACCAGTACGACCCCTACGCACAGCAGGGCTACGGCTACGACCCGTACGCGACCGGCCGGCAGCAGCCGGTCCCGCCGTACGACCCCTACGGGACCGGCGACACCGGGCAGCAGCCGCCCACGCCCTCCTACGACCCGTACGGCACCGGCACGCACCCCCAGCAGGCCGGTGCGCACTCCCCGCCGTACGACCCGTATGGGCGTACCGCCACCAGCGGACAGCAGCACCGCGTCGCCGAGCAGACCGCCTACATCCCGCAGCAGGCCGGGCCGGTCGAGGAACCGCAGGTCCAGGGCCGGGGCGACCGGGATTACCACACCGAGCAGTTCGCGTTCGTCGAGGAGCCCGACAGGGACTCCGAGGACGTCATCGACTGGCTGAAGTTCACCGAGAACCGCACCGAGCGCCGCGAGGAGGCCCGGCGACGGGCACGCGCGCGTGTGATCGCGCTCGTGGTCGTCCTGGCGGTCGTCGCGGCCGGTGGGGCCGGCTACCTCTGGTACGCGGGGAAGCTGCCCGGCCTGTCGTCGTCCGACAGCAAGGAGGGCACCGCGACGGCCGTGGGCGCCCAGAAGCGTGACGTGATCGTCGTCCATCTGCACAACACCAAGAAGGGCGGCACCTCCACGGCGCTGCTCGTCGACAACACGACCACGAATCAGGGCACCACCGTCCTCCTGCCGAACTCCCTCGCCCTGACCGGCGACGACGGCACGACCACCCTGGCCAAGTCGGTCGACGACGACGGCTCCTCCGGGACGCGCGACGCGATCGACACCGTCCTCGGCACCGAGATCCAGGGCACCTGGCGGCTGGACACCCCGTATCTGCAGAACCTCGTCGACCTGGTCGGCAACATCGAGGTCGACACCAACGCCGACGTGCCCGACCCCGACGCCAAGTCGAAGGACGCCGCACCCCTCGTCCGCAAGGGCAAGGCCCAGACCCTCAGCGGCAAGATGGCCGTCGCCTACGCCACCTACCAGGCCTCGGGCGAGGCCCAGAACGCCCAGCTGGAGCGGTTCGGGCAGGTCATGCAGGCCACGCTGCGCAAACTGACCTCGGACACCCAGGGCGCGACCGTCACCGTGCAGACGCTGGGGATGATCATCGAGCCGCCGCTGACCGACAAGGACCTCGGGGCCTTCCTCGCCAAGCTCGCCGAGCTCGCCAAGGGCGGCGACTACAAGACCGCCATGCTGCCCGTCCAGACCGACGGCACGCTCAGCGCCCAGGCGAGCGCCAGTGTCGTCAAGAACGTCCTCGGCGGCACCGCCAAGAGCCCCGACAAGGACGCCGCGGTCCGCGTGTCCATCCGCAACGCCAGCGGCGTCAAGGACAACACCGAGAAGGCCCGCGTGGTGCTGCTGAACGGCGGCTTCACCTTCCTGGAGGGCGGTACGGCGTCCGCCGAGGCCACCTCCGAGGTCGTCTACGCCGACGCCGCCGACAAGGCCAACGCCACGGAGGTCGCCAAGACCCTGGGCCTGCCCTCCGGCGCGGTCACGAAGGGTGAGGTGTCCGGGAACGCGGACGTCTCGGTGGTGCTGGGCCAGGACTACGAACCGTCGTCCTCGTAG